A genomic region of Bosea sp. 124 contains the following coding sequences:
- a CDS encoding amidohydrolase family protein, giving the protein MSLMLFTGGRFLDPAQDRLLDGIEVLIEGDRVVEVSDRPISSPAATRIDLRGRTLMPGLIDMHVHVVSAVVNGVQNAMTPSSLVALRTARTMKAMLMRGFTTVRDLGGADLGLVMAVEEGLIEGPRLIICGKALSQTGGHSDPRDRSETRPLYTGRLGQVGQLCDGVDAVRLAAREQLRAGATFVKIMANGGVASPNDPIHALGFSKDEIRAAVEEAENAGTYVSAHLYTDKAIARAVECGVHSLEHCNLIQSETAKKAAAAGAFAVPTLAAYEGLALEGSNFGLRPESAAKIETVRKGGMESLTIMRDAGLPIGYGSDLLGQLQKYQTLEFELRARVLPMQEVMASATTMAAKLCRMEGEIGALVPGAYADLLVVDGDPLSDPALFQNDGRALRAIMRGGQFFKNELH; this is encoded by the coding sequence ATGAGCCTGATGCTGTTCACCGGGGGACGCTTCCTCGACCCCGCCCAGGACCGGCTGCTCGACGGCATCGAGGTGCTGATCGAGGGGGATCGCGTCGTCGAGGTGTCCGATCGCCCGATCAGTTCGCCCGCTGCGACGCGGATCGACCTGCGTGGTCGTACGCTGATGCCCGGCCTGATCGACATGCATGTCCATGTCGTGTCCGCGGTTGTGAACGGCGTGCAGAACGCGATGACGCCGTCCTCGCTCGTCGCCTTGCGCACGGCGCGGACCATGAAGGCGATGCTGATGCGCGGCTTCACCACGGTGCGCGATCTTGGCGGCGCCGATCTCGGCCTCGTCATGGCGGTCGAGGAGGGGCTGATCGAAGGCCCGCGCCTGATCATCTGCGGCAAGGCGCTGAGCCAGACCGGCGGCCATTCCGATCCGCGCGACCGTTCGGAGACGCGCCCGCTCTACACCGGCCGGCTCGGGCAGGTCGGCCAGCTCTGCGATGGTGTCGATGCGGTTCGTCTTGCCGCCCGCGAGCAGCTTCGCGCCGGCGCCACCTTCGTCAAGATCATGGCGAATGGCGGCGTCGCCTCGCCCAACGATCCGATCCACGCGCTCGGCTTCTCGAAGGACGAGATTCGCGCCGCGGTCGAGGAGGCCGAGAACGCCGGCACCTATGTCTCGGCGCATCTCTACACCGACAAGGCGATCGCGCGGGCCGTGGAATGCGGTGTGCACTCGCTCGAGCACTGCAACCTGATCCAGTCGGAGACGGCGAAGAAGGCCGCCGCGGCGGGGGCCTTCGCCGTGCCGACGCTGGCGGCCTATGAGGGGCTGGCACTGGAAGGTTCGAATTTCGGGCTTCGCCCGGAATCGGCCGCCAAGATCGAGACGGTGCGGAAGGGTGGCATGGAATCGCTCACGATCATGCGCGATGCCGGCCTGCCCATAGGCTACGGCTCGGACCTGCTCGGCCAGCTCCAGAAATACCAGACGCTCGAATTCGAGCTGCGCGCGCGGGTCCTGCCGATGCAGGAGGTCATGGCCTCGGCAACGACCATGGCCGCGAAGCTCTGCCGGATGGAGGGCGAGATCGGCGCGCTGGTGCCGGGCGCCTATGCCGATCTGCTGGTGGTCGACGGCGATCCGTTGAGCGATCCTGCGCTGTTCCAGAACGACGGCCGGGCCCTTCGGGCGATCATGCGTGGCGGGCAGTTCTTCAAGAACGAGCTGCACTGA
- the ggt gene encoding gamma-glutamyltransferase: MRGMIVAAQPEAAEVGADILRRGGNAVDAAIASAFSQGVVDPQMCGIGGFGAMQICMPKRGVHTVLEFLARAPLSATADMWADRFVGQTRDGFVFLMSDHANELGHLAAGTPGNVRGYTEALARFGTMALKDVMAPAIRQAREGFMVRPYVHYYWAIDQRATGQVNTEDKLRLSETGRAIYFHPDGSLKRPGDIVANPDLARTLERIAAAGPDIFYTGEIAQEIAADMAAQGGLLTTNDLAAYQVREKPPIWGDYRGFRIAGNPPAAGGASLIELLQILQEFDLSALTHNSAEHIRILAEAMKWMTIDKDAHMGDPDFVDVPLDMLLSPAYAADRAARIRAGEKASVPRSERAKDPPDTTVTCVMDGEGNAVTITHTLGQPSGAITPGLGFMYNGTMSGFDPRPGRAASIAPGKARGSAMAPTIVFRDDKPVIAMGAPGGTFIVPAIAQALSNVIDFKMSMADAVAAPRVVCLSDTIDVSNRVQRSVTDELGAMGYAVARSYQSFAFGAPHAVRAEGYGWTGGADPQRDGMAIGV, encoded by the coding sequence ATGCGCGGAATGATCGTGGCGGCGCAGCCCGAAGCGGCCGAAGTCGGGGCCGATATCCTGCGGCGCGGCGGCAATGCCGTCGATGCCGCCATCGCCAGCGCCTTCAGCCAGGGCGTGGTCGATCCGCAGATGTGCGGGATCGGCGGTTTCGGCGCGATGCAGATCTGCATGCCGAAGCGCGGTGTCCATACCGTGCTGGAGTTCCTCGCGCGCGCTCCACTCTCGGCGACCGCGGATATGTGGGCGGACCGTTTCGTCGGGCAGACGCGCGACGGCTTCGTCTTCCTGATGAGCGACCATGCCAACGAACTCGGCCACCTCGCCGCCGGCACGCCCGGCAATGTCCGGGGCTATACCGAGGCCTTGGCGCGCTTCGGCACGATGGCGCTGAAGGACGTGATGGCGCCCGCGATCCGGCAGGCGCGCGAGGGCTTCATGGTTCGCCCTTACGTCCACTATTACTGGGCGATCGACCAGCGGGCGACGGGCCAGGTCAACACCGAGGACAAGCTGCGCCTCAGCGAGACGGGGCGGGCGATCTATTTTCATCCCGATGGCAGCCTGAAGCGGCCAGGCGATATCGTCGCCAACCCTGATCTCGCCCGCACGCTTGAGCGCATCGCAGCAGCCGGCCCCGATATCTTCTATACCGGCGAGATCGCGCAGGAGATCGCGGCCGACATGGCTGCCCAGGGCGGCCTGCTCACGACGAACGACCTCGCGGCGTATCAGGTGCGCGAAAAGCCGCCGATCTGGGGGGATTATCGCGGCTTCCGGATCGCGGGCAATCCGCCGGCGGCGGGCGGCGCCTCGCTGATCGAATTGCTGCAGATCCTCCAGGAGTTCGATCTTTCGGCCCTGACGCATAATTCGGCCGAGCACATTCGCATCCTCGCCGAGGCGATGAAGTGGATGACGATCGACAAGGACGCCCATATGGGCGACCCCGACTTCGTCGACGTGCCGCTCGACATGCTGCTGTCGCCCGCCTATGCTGCCGACCGGGCCGCCCGCATTCGTGCCGGCGAGAAAGCCAGCGTGCCGCGCTCGGAACGCGCCAAGGATCCGCCGGACACCACGGTCACCTGCGTGATGGACGGCGAGGGCAATGCGGTGACGATCACGCATACGCTCGGCCAGCCCTCGGGCGCGATCACGCCGGGCCTCGGCTTCATGTATAACGGCACGATGAGCGGCTTCGATCCGCGCCCCGGCCGGGCGGCCTCGATCGCGCCGGGCAAGGCGCGCGGCAGCGCGATGGCGCCGACCATCGTCTTCAGGGACGACAAGCCGGTGATCGCGATGGGCGCGCCGGGCGGCACCTTCATCGTGCCGGCGATCGCCCAGGCGCTGAGCAACGTCATCGATTTCAAGATGAGCATGGCCGACGCGGTCGCAGCGCCGCGCGTCGTCTGCCTGAGCGATACGATCGACGTCTCCAATCGCGTGCAGCGGAGCGTGACCGACGAACTGGGGGCGATGGGCTACGCGGTCGCGCGCTCCTACCAGTCCTTCGCCTTCGGCGCGCCGCATGCCGTCAGGGCCGAGGGCTATGGCTGGACGGGTGGAGCCGATCCGCAGCGCGACGGCATGGCGATCGGGGTCTGA
- a CDS encoding MaoC family dehydratase, with protein sequence MLFFEDFIVGETVAMGSIAVSQDDIIAFAKRFDAQDFHVDPEAAKASFGGTLIASGWHSCSLLMRLMAESFLLNSSGMGAPGIEEVKWLRPVQPGDVLNGRRTVTEIKPSRSRPDMGLVRFRLELLNQRDEPVLEQANWIMFGRRGFGSAQPAGDWLAHPPRYVPPASPSSIEPPSSPTEPARFFEDIEIGQEFELGSCVFTADEIVAFARAFDPQPFHMDEGAARASAFGRLAASGWHTASVWMATMVSHRRRQIAAVGAGQAPRLGPSPGFKNLRWSKPVFAGDRITYRSAVSDKRASGSRPQWGLFFHHNTGVNQNGDEVFSFDGCVFIERKRSEASA encoded by the coding sequence ATGCTGTTCTTTGAGGATTTCATCGTCGGCGAGACGGTCGCGATGGGCAGCATCGCAGTCTCGCAGGACGACATCATCGCCTTTGCGAAGCGGTTCGATGCACAGGATTTCCATGTCGATCCAGAAGCCGCGAAGGCGAGCTTCGGCGGCACGCTGATCGCATCGGGCTGGCATAGCTGCTCGCTGCTGATGCGGCTGATGGCGGAGAGCTTCCTGCTGAACTCCTCCGGCATGGGCGCGCCCGGCATCGAGGAGGTGAAATGGCTGCGCCCCGTGCAGCCGGGAGATGTGCTGAACGGCCGCCGCACCGTGACCGAGATCAAGCCCTCGCGCTCCCGCCCCGATATGGGGCTGGTCCGCTTCCGGCTCGAACTGCTCAACCAGCGCGACGAGCCGGTGCTGGAGCAGGCGAACTGGATCATGTTCGGCCGGCGCGGCTTCGGCTCCGCGCAGCCGGCAGGTGACTGGCTGGCCCATCCGCCGCGCTATGTGCCGCCGGCCTCGCCCTCCTCCATCGAGCCGCCGTCGAGCCCGACGGAACCCGCGCGTTTCTTCGAGGACATCGAGATCGGCCAGGAGTTCGAGCTCGGCAGTTGCGTCTTCACGGCCGACGAGATCGTCGCCTTTGCTCGCGCCTTCGACCCCCAGCCCTTCCACATGGATGAGGGTGCGGCGCGTGCCAGCGCCTTCGGCCGGCTCGCGGCCTCCGGCTGGCATACCGCATCCGTCTGGATGGCGACCATGGTGAGCCACCGCCGGCGCCAGATCGCGGCTGTCGGCGCGGGGCAGGCTCCGCGGCTCGGGCCCTCGCCGGGTTTCAAGAACCTGCGCTGGTCGAAGCCGGTCTTCGCCGGCGACCGCATCACCTATCGCTCGGCCGTGTCCGACAAGCGCGCCAGCGGCTCGCGCCCGCAATGGGGCCTGTTCTTCCACCACAACACCGGCGTGAACCAGAACGGCGACGAGGTCTTCAGCTTCGATGGCTGCGTCTTCATCGAGCGCAAGCGGTCTGAGGCTTCGGCCTGA
- the ychF gene encoding redox-regulated ATPase YchF has product MGFKCGIVGLPNVGKSTLFNALTQTAAAQAANYPFCTIEPNVGDVAVPDDRLEKLAAIAGSKEIIPTRLTFVDIAGLVRGASKGEGLGNQFLANIRECDAIAHVVRCFEDGDITHVEGKVAPINDIEIIETELMLADLESLEKRVLPLEKKAKTGDKEAKELADLMNRCLVLLRDGKPARLVQVAADERKAFEMLGLLSSKPVLYVCNVEEASADKGNAFSEAVKARAAEENAVAVVVSAKIESEIAVLPAADQKDYLEAVGLEEPGLNRVIRAGYTLLHLVTYFTVGPKEARAWTIEKGTKGPAAAGVIHSDFEKGYIRAETIAFEDYVANKGESGAREAGKFRLEGKEYVVSDGDVLHFRFAN; this is encoded by the coding sequence ATGGGTTTCAAATGCGGTATCGTCGGCCTGCCGAATGTCGGTAAGTCGACCCTCTTCAACGCGCTGACGCAGACTGCGGCAGCCCAGGCGGCGAACTATCCCTTCTGCACCATCGAACCCAATGTCGGTGACGTCGCGGTTCCCGATGACCGGCTGGAGAAACTCGCCGCCATCGCGGGCTCCAAGGAGATCATCCCGACGCGGCTGACCTTCGTCGACATCGCCGGCCTCGTGCGCGGCGCCTCCAAGGGCGAAGGCCTCGGCAACCAGTTTCTCGCCAATATCCGCGAATGCGACGCCATCGCCCATGTCGTGCGCTGCTTCGAGGATGGCGACATCACCCATGTCGAGGGCAAGGTCGCGCCAATCAATGACATCGAGATCATCGAGACCGAGCTGATGCTGGCCGATCTCGAAAGCCTCGAAAAGCGCGTGCTGCCGCTGGAGAAGAAGGCCAAAACCGGCGACAAGGAGGCCAAGGAGCTGGCCGACCTGATGAACCGCTGCCTCGTGCTGCTGCGCGACGGCAAGCCCGCCCGCCTCGTTCAGGTCGCGGCCGACGAGCGCAAGGCCTTCGAAATGCTCGGCCTGCTCTCGTCGAAGCCGGTGCTCTATGTCTGCAACGTCGAGGAGGCCAGCGCCGACAAGGGCAATGCCTTCTCGGAAGCCGTGAAGGCGCGCGCCGCCGAGGAGAATGCGGTCGCCGTCGTTGTCTCCGCCAAGATCGAGAGCGAGATCGCGGTGCTGCCGGCCGCCGACCAGAAGGATTATCTGGAAGCGGTCGGGTTGGAGGAACCTGGCCTGAACCGCGTCATCCGCGCCGGCTACACCCTGCTCCACCTCGTCACCTATTTCACGGTCGGCCCAAAGGAGGCCCGCGCCTGGACGATCGAGAAGGGCACCAAGGGCCCGGCCGCCGCCGGCGTGATCCACAGCGATTTCGAGAAGGGCTATATCCGCGCCGAGACCATCGCCTTCGAGGATTATGTCGCCAACAAGGGGGAGTCGGGCGCGCGCGAAGCCGGCAAGTTCCGCCTCGAAGGCAAGGAATACGTCGTCTCCGATGGCGACGTGCTGCATTTCCGCTTCGCCAACTGA
- a CDS encoding PIN domain-containing protein codes for MIAERRVFVDTNVLIYVRDPAAGDKTASAARWLRMLAARQSLVVNLQVLNELTRWVLRNERVPVATARQRVDELRRFGEAALQPSHVAAAWSVREKLGYQWFDCLLIAWASEEGCSHFLSEDMAHETRYGDLTIINPFRVDPDAFLKAN; via the coding sequence ATGATCGCTGAGCGGCGTGTTTTCGTCGACACCAACGTGCTGATCTACGTTCGTGACCCGGCGGCAGGCGACAAGACTGCCAGCGCCGCGCGCTGGCTGAGGATGCTCGCCGCACGGCAATCCCTCGTCGTCAATCTTCAGGTGTTGAACGAGTTGACCCGCTGGGTCTTGCGCAACGAACGAGTGCCCGTCGCAACAGCAAGGCAGCGCGTTGACGAGCTGAGGCGCTTCGGCGAGGCCGCCTTGCAGCCGTCACATGTCGCGGCCGCCTGGTCCGTTCGCGAGAAGCTCGGCTATCAATGGTTTGACTGTCTGCTGATCGCTTGGGCATCCGAAGAAGGCTGCAGCCATTTTCTCTCGGAAGACATGGCCCACGAGACGCGATATGGCGATCTCACCATCATCAACCCCTTCCGCGTCGATCCCGACGCCTTCCTCAAAGCGAACTGA
- the pth gene encoding aminoacyl-tRNA hydrolase yields the protein MLIFAGLGNPGTRFARNRHNIGFMALDEIARTHRASPWRSRFQAVACEATIGTEKVILLKPQTYMNESGRSVGEAARFFKVEPADVVVFHDELDLAPAKLRVKLGGGNAGHNGLRSTTAAIGNEYRRVRMGIGHPGLKELVHAYVLNDFGKAEQPWVEDLCTACADHAALLANHDDAGFQNKVHLFMDARGHAAVKRLGEKTPD from the coding sequence ATGCTGATCTTCGCAGGGCTGGGAAATCCGGGCACGCGTTTTGCCCGCAACCGCCACAATATCGGCTTCATGGCGCTCGACGAGATCGCGCGCACCCACCGCGCCTCGCCCTGGCGCTCACGCTTTCAGGCCGTGGCCTGCGAGGCGACGATCGGGACCGAGAAGGTCATCCTGCTCAAGCCGCAGACCTATATGAACGAATCCGGCCGTTCCGTCGGCGAGGCGGCGCGCTTCTTCAAGGTCGAGCCCGCCGACGTCGTCGTCTTTCACGATGAACTCGACCTCGCTCCGGCCAAGCTCAGAGTGAAGCTCGGCGGCGGCAATGCCGGCCATAACGGCCTGCGCTCGACCACGGCCGCGATCGGCAACGAGTATCGCCGCGTCCGGATGGGCATCGGCCATCCGGGCCTCAAGGAACTCGTGCACGCCTATGTGCTGAACGATTTCGGCAAGGCCGAGCAGCCCTGGGTCGAGGATCTCTGCACGGCCTGCGCCGACCATGCCGCCCTGCTCGCCAACCATGACGATGCCGGCTTCCAGAACAAGGTCCATCTCTTCATGGATGCCCGCGGCCATGCCGCAGTGAAGCGGCTGGGCGAGAAGACGCCCGACTAA
- a CDS encoding 50S ribosomal protein L25/general stress protein Ctc, with protein sequence MTAVKQIEASARAQVGKGAARAVRRQGLTPAVIYGGGAAPEAIALDANKTRLMIYGGHFLTTLFEISVGGKKQRVIPRDYQLDPVKDFPIHVDFLRVAAGQTVTVEIPVHVVGQDASPGIKNGGAVQIVEHSLEITVEPEHIPEFFEVSVAGLEIGGSLEASAIKLPKGAKLSVGSDATIVTIVPPMAEEAEEAPAAAAAPAAEAKPKA encoded by the coding sequence ATGACCGCCGTGAAGCAAATCGAGGCTTCGGCGCGCGCACAGGTCGGCAAGGGGGCCGCCCGTGCAGTTCGTCGTCAAGGCCTGACACCCGCCGTGATCTATGGTGGGGGCGCCGCTCCCGAAGCGATCGCGCTCGACGCCAACAAGACCCGCCTGATGATCTATGGCGGCCACTTCCTGACCACGCTGTTCGAAATCAGCGTCGGCGGCAAGAAGCAGCGGGTCATCCCGCGCGACTACCAGCTCGACCCGGTCAAGGATTTCCCGATCCATGTCGACTTCCTGCGCGTGGCAGCCGGCCAGACCGTGACTGTCGAGATTCCGGTCCATGTCGTCGGCCAGGATGCCAGCCCCGGCATCAAGAACGGCGGCGCCGTTCAGATCGTCGAGCATTCGCTTGAGATCACCGTCGAGCCGGAGCACATCCCGGAGTTCTTCGAGGTCTCGGTTGCGGGCCTGGAGATCGGCGGCTCGCTCGAAGCCAGCGCCATCAAGCTGCCGAAGGGCGCCAAGCTCTCGGTGGGCTCGGACGCCACCATCGTCACCATCGTTCCGCCGATGGCCGAGGAAGCCGAAGAGGCGCCCGCCGCTGCGGCCGCTCCTGCCGCCGAGGCCAAGCCGAAGGCTTGA